The Streptomyces sp. NBC_01353 genome contains a region encoding:
- a CDS encoding ArsR family transcriptional regulator — MKNVDAAPVEELATGERSTRNRIARSILDHGPSTVSDLAQRLRLTQAAVRRHLDSLVADNVVEAREKRVYGARTRGRPAKVFALTDCGRDAFDQSYDSLAVDALRWIEKSAGGGAAGEAAVAAFARDRLEHQAEAYREAVESADADQRTEALARALSADGYAATARNAPVGEQLCQHHCPVAHVAEQYPQLCEAETEIFSRLLGTHVQRLATIAHGDGVCTTFIPHISPQTTPSEASASTAGRNPA, encoded by the coding sequence CAACCGGATCGCGCGGTCCATCCTGGATCACGGGCCGTCGACGGTCTCCGACCTCGCGCAGCGCCTCCGCCTCACCCAGGCGGCCGTGCGCCGCCATCTCGATTCCCTCGTCGCCGACAATGTCGTCGAGGCCCGTGAGAAGCGCGTGTACGGAGCCCGCACCCGCGGCCGCCCCGCCAAGGTCTTCGCGCTGACCGACTGCGGCCGGGACGCCTTCGACCAGTCGTACGACTCGCTGGCCGTCGACGCCCTGCGCTGGATCGAAAAGTCCGCAGGCGGAGGGGCTGCCGGAGAGGCCGCCGTGGCCGCCTTCGCCCGCGACCGTCTCGAGCACCAGGCAGAGGCGTACCGCGAGGCCGTCGAGTCGGCGGACGCCGACCAGCGCACCGAGGCTCTTGCCAGGGCCCTGAGCGCGGACGGGTACGCTGCCACTGCGCGGAACGCGCCGGTCGGCGAGCAGCTCTGCCAGCATCACTGCCCGGTCGCCCATGTCGCCGAGCAGTACCCCCAGCTGTGCGAGGCGGAGACGGAGATCTTCTCCCGCCTCTTGGGAACGCACGTCCAGCGTCTCGCCACCATCGCGCATGGTGACGGCGTCTGCACGACGTTCATCCCGCACATTTCCCCACAGACCACCCCATCAGAAGCATCCGCAAGTACGGCCGGGAGGAACCCCGCATGA
- the sufB gene encoding Fe-S cluster assembly protein SufB: protein MTTEISHPELEGLGRYEYGWADSDAAGATAKRGLNEDVVRDISAKKNEPEWMLKLRLKGLRLFDKKPMPSWGSDLSGIDFDNIKYFVRSTEKQAASWEELPEDIKNTYDKLGIPEAEKQRLVAGVAAQYESEVVYHQIREDLEEQGVIFVDTDTALKEHEELFREYFGTIIPVGDNKFASLNTAVWSGGSFIYVPKGVHVEIPLQAYFRINTENMGQFERTLIVVDEDAYVHYVEGCTAPIYSSDSLHSAVVEIIVKKGARCRYTTIQNWSNNVYNLVTKRAVAYEGATMEWVDGNIGSKVTMKYPAVYLMGEHAKGETLSIAFAGEGQHQDAGAKMVHMAPNTSSNIVSKSVARGGGRTSYRGLIEIGEGAPGAKSNVLCDALLVDTISRSDTYPYVDVREDDVSMGHEATVSKVSEDQLFYLMSRGMTEFEAMAMIVRGFVEPIAKELPMEYALELNRLIELQMEGAVG from the coding sequence ATGACCACCGAGATCAGCCACCCCGAGCTCGAGGGCCTGGGTCGGTACGAGTACGGCTGGGCCGACTCCGACGCCGCCGGTGCCACTGCAAAGCGCGGTCTGAACGAGGATGTCGTCCGCGACATCTCCGCGAAGAAGAACGAGCCCGAGTGGATGCTGAAGCTGCGGCTCAAGGGTCTGCGCCTCTTCGACAAGAAGCCCATGCCGAGCTGGGGCTCCGACCTGTCGGGCATCGACTTCGACAACATCAAGTACTTCGTGCGCTCCACCGAGAAGCAGGCCGCTTCCTGGGAGGAACTGCCCGAGGACATCAAGAACACGTACGACAAGCTCGGCATCCCGGAGGCGGAGAAGCAGCGCCTCGTCGCCGGTGTCGCGGCCCAGTACGAGTCCGAGGTCGTGTACCACCAGATCCGTGAGGACCTGGAGGAGCAGGGCGTCATCTTCGTCGACACCGACACCGCGCTGAAGGAGCACGAGGAGCTCTTCCGCGAGTACTTCGGCACGATCATCCCGGTCGGCGACAACAAGTTCGCCTCGCTGAACACGGCCGTGTGGTCCGGCGGATCGTTCATCTACGTGCCGAAGGGCGTGCACGTCGAGATCCCGCTGCAGGCCTACTTCCGTATCAACACGGAGAACATGGGCCAGTTCGAGCGGACGCTGATCGTCGTCGACGAGGACGCCTACGTCCACTACGTCGAGGGCTGCACCGCCCCGATCTACTCCTCCGACTCGCTGCACTCCGCGGTCGTCGAGATCATCGTGAAGAAGGGCGCCCGCTGCCGCTACACGACGATCCAGAACTGGTCGAACAACGTCTACAACCTGGTCACCAAGCGTGCCGTGGCCTACGAGGGCGCGACCATGGAGTGGGTCGACGGCAACATCGGCTCCAAGGTCACCATGAAGTACCCGGCGGTCTACCTGATGGGCGAGCACGCCAAGGGCGAGACCCTGTCCATCGCCTTCGCGGGCGAGGGCCAGCACCAGGACGCCGGCGCCAAGATGGTCCACATGGCTCCGAACACCTCCTCCAACATCGTCTCCAAGTCGGTGGCGCGAGGCGGCGGCCGCACCTCCTACCGCGGTCTCATCGAGATCGGCGAGGGTGCCCCGGGCGCCAAGTCGAACGTGCTCTGCGACGCGCTGCTCGTCGACACGATCTCCCGTTCGGACACGTACCCCTACGTGGACGTCCGCGAGGACGACGTCTCCATGGGCCACGAGGCCACCGTCTCCAAGGTCTCCGAGGACCAGCTCTTCTACCTGATGAGCCGCGGCATGACCGAGTTCGAGGCGATGGCGATGATCGTGCGCGGCTTCGTCGAGCCCATCGCCAAGGAGCTGCCGATGGAGTACGCCCTCGAGCTCAACCGGCTGATCGAGCTGCAGATGGAAGGCGCGGTGGGCTGA
- the sufD gene encoding Fe-S cluster assembly protein SufD, translating into MAEAQNIPAGSTTAGSIAVAAESTVATRMSAPPSFDVADFPVPHGREEEWRFTPLERLRGLHDGTAVASGEGVKVEIEAPEGVTVETVGRDDARLGKAGTPVDRVAAQAYSSFEKASVVTVAKEAVLDEPIRIAVHGEGGVAFGHQVIELGAFAEAVVVIDHTGDAVLASNVEYVLGDGAKLTVVSVQDWDEKAVHVAQHNTLVGRDASFKSVVVTFGGDVVRIHPRVQYAAPGGEAELFGLYFTDAGQHQEHRLLVDHNTAHCKSNVAYKGALQGQDAHAVWIGDVLIRAAAEGTDTYELNRNLVLTDGARVDSVPNLEIETGEIAGAGHASATGRFDDEQLFYLMARGIPETEARRLVVRGFFAELVQQIGLPDVQERLIAKIEAELEASV; encoded by the coding sequence ATGGCTGAGGCTCAGAACATCCCGGCGGGCTCCACCACCGCCGGCTCGATCGCGGTGGCCGCCGAGTCCACCGTCGCCACGCGCATGAGCGCGCCCCCGTCCTTCGACGTCGCGGACTTCCCCGTCCCGCACGGGCGCGAGGAGGAGTGGCGGTTCACGCCGCTGGAGCGTCTGCGCGGTCTGCACGACGGCACCGCGGTCGCGTCCGGCGAGGGCGTCAAGGTCGAGATCGAGGCCCCCGAGGGCGTCACCGTGGAGACCGTCGGACGTGACGACGCGCGGCTCGGCAAGGCCGGCACGCCCGTCGACCGTGTCGCCGCCCAGGCGTACTCCTCCTTCGAGAAGGCCTCGGTCGTCACCGTCGCCAAGGAGGCCGTCCTCGACGAGCCGATCCGGATCGCCGTGCACGGCGAGGGCGGCGTCGCCTTCGGCCACCAGGTGATCGAGCTCGGCGCGTTCGCCGAGGCCGTGGTGGTCATCGACCACACCGGTGACGCGGTGCTCGCCTCCAACGTCGAGTACGTCCTCGGCGACGGCGCCAAGCTCACCGTCGTCTCCGTCCAGGACTGGGACGAGAAGGCCGTCCACGTTGCCCAGCACAACACGCTGGTCGGCCGCGACGCCTCCTTCAAGTCGGTCGTGGTGACCTTCGGCGGCGACGTCGTCCGCATCCACCCGCGCGTGCAGTACGCGGCCCCGGGCGGCGAGGCCGAGCTCTTCGGTCTCTACTTCACCGACGCCGGCCAGCACCAGGAGCACCGCCTCCTGGTCGACCACAACACGGCGCACTGCAAGTCGAACGTCGCCTACAAGGGCGCGCTGCAGGGTCAGGACGCCCACGCCGTCTGGATCGGCGACGTCCTCATCCGGGCCGCCGCCGAGGGCACCGACACGTACGAGCTCAACCGGAACCTGGTCCTGACGGACGGCGCCCGCGTCGACTCCGTGCCGAACCTGGAGATCGAGACCGGCGAGATCGCCGGCGCCGGTCACGCCTCGGCCACCGGTCGCTTCGACGACGAGCAGCTCTTCTACCTGATGGCCCGCGGCATCCCGGAGACCGAGGCCCGCCGCCTCGTCGTCCGCGGCTTCTTCGCCGAGCTGGTCCAGCAGATCGGTCTGCCGGACGTCCAGGAGCGCCTCATCGCCAAGATCGAGGCCGAGCTGGAGGCGTCCGTCTGA
- a CDS encoding bifunctional 3-phenylpropionate/cinnamic acid dioxygenase ferredoxin subunit, protein MAFVRVCALSELETDTPKRVEVDGTPVSVVHTEGEVFAINDICSHANVSLSEGEVEDCSIECWLHGSSFDLRTGKPSGLPATRPVPVYPVKIEGDDVLVSVTQES, encoded by the coding sequence ATGGCCTTCGTCCGAGTCTGCGCGCTGAGCGAGCTGGAGACCGACACCCCGAAGCGGGTCGAGGTCGACGGCACGCCGGTGTCGGTCGTGCACACCGAGGGCGAGGTGTTCGCGATCAACGACATCTGCTCGCACGCCAACGTCTCCCTCTCGGAGGGCGAGGTCGAGGACTGCTCCATCGAGTGCTGGCTGCACGGCTCCAGCTTCGACCTCCGCACCGGCAAGCCGTCCGGCCTTCCCGCGACGCGCCCCGTCCCCGTATACCCCGTAAAGATCGAAGGGGACGATGTGCTCGTCTCCGTCACCCAGGAGTCCTGA
- the sufC gene encoding Fe-S cluster assembly ATPase SufC produces MATLEIRDLHVSVEAENGPREILKGVDLTVKQGETHAIMGPNGSGKSTLAYSLAGHPKYTITGGTVTLDGEDVLEMSVDERARAGVFLAMQYPVEVPGVSVSNFLRTSATAVRGEAPKLRTWVKEVKEAMEKLQMDPAFAERNVNEGFSGGEKKRHEILQLELLKPKIAILDETDSGLDVDALRVVSEGVNRVRETGEVGTLLITHYTRILRYIKPDFVHVFSEGRIVESGGAELADKLENEGYEAYSTKGGVSA; encoded by the coding sequence ATGGCAACGCTTGAAATCCGCGACCTGCACGTCTCCGTCGAGGCCGAGAACGGCCCCCGTGAGATCCTCAAGGGCGTCGACCTGACCGTGAAGCAGGGCGAGACCCACGCCATCATGGGCCCCAACGGCTCCGGCAAGTCGACCCTGGCGTACTCCCTCGCCGGCCACCCGAAGTACACGATCACCGGTGGCACCGTGACCCTGGACGGCGAGGACGTCCTGGAGATGTCGGTCGACGAGCGCGCCCGCGCCGGCGTCTTCCTGGCCATGCAGTACCCGGTCGAGGTCCCCGGTGTCTCGGTCTCCAACTTCCTGCGCACCTCCGCCACCGCCGTCCGCGGCGAGGCCCCCAAGCTGCGTACCTGGGTGAAGGAGGTCAAGGAGGCCATGGAGAAGCTCCAGATGGACCCGGCCTTCGCCGAGCGCAACGTCAACGAGGGCTTCTCCGGCGGTGAGAAGAAGCGCCACGAGATCCTCCAGCTGGAGCTCCTCAAGCCGAAGATCGCGATCCTCGACGAGACCGACTCCGGCCTCGACGTCGACGCGCTCCGCGTGGTCTCCGAGGGCGTCAACCGCGTCCGCGAGACCGGCGAGGTCGGCACCCTGCTCATCACGCACTACACGCGCATCCTGCGCTACATCAAGCCCGACTTCGTTCACGTCTTCTCCGAGGGCCGCATCGTCGAGTCCGGCGGCGCCGAGCTCGCCGACAAGCTGGAGAACGAGGGCTACGAGGCATACAGCACGAAGGGTGGCGTATCCGCGTGA
- a CDS encoding cysteine desulfurase translates to MTSAHQGLSGLLDTEAIRKDFPLLDRVVHDGKKIVYLDSAATSQKPRQVLDALNTYYERHNANVHRGVYTVAEEATALYEGARDKVAAFINAPSRDEVIFTKNASESLNLVANMLGWADEPYRVDHETEIAITEMEHHSNIVPWQLLSQRTGAKLKWFGLTDDGRLDLSNIEEVITEKTKIVSFTLVSNLLGTINPVETIIRRAQEVGALVCIDASQAAPHMVLDVQALQADFVAFTGHKMVGPTGIGVLWGRQELLEDLPPFLGGGEMIETVSMHSSTYAPAPHKFEAGTPPIAQAVGLGAAVDYLSAIGMENIARHEHAITEYAVRRLQEVPDLRIIGPTTAEDRGAAISFVLGDIHPHDVGQVLDEQGIAVRVGHHCARPVCLRYGIPATTRASFYLYSTPAEVDALVEGLEHVRNFFG, encoded by the coding sequence GTGACATCTGCCCATCAGGGGCTCTCCGGCCTCCTCGACACCGAGGCGATCCGCAAGGACTTCCCGCTCCTGGATCGCGTGGTCCACGACGGCAAGAAGATCGTGTACCTGGACTCCGCGGCGACCTCGCAGAAGCCGCGCCAGGTGCTCGACGCGCTCAACACCTACTACGAGCGCCACAACGCCAATGTCCACCGCGGCGTCTACACGGTCGCCGAGGAGGCGACGGCGCTGTACGAGGGCGCCCGTGACAAGGTCGCGGCGTTCATCAACGCGCCGAGCCGCGACGAGGTGATCTTCACCAAGAACGCCTCCGAGTCGCTCAACCTCGTGGCCAACATGCTGGGCTGGGCCGACGAGCCCTACCGCGTGGACCACGAGACCGAGATCGCCATCACGGAGATGGAGCACCACTCCAACATCGTGCCGTGGCAGCTGCTCTCGCAGCGCACCGGCGCGAAGCTGAAGTGGTTCGGGCTCACCGACGACGGTCGTCTCGACCTCTCGAACATCGAAGAGGTCATCACCGAGAAGACCAAGATCGTCTCGTTCACGCTGGTCTCGAACCTGCTGGGCACGATCAACCCGGTCGAGACGATCATCCGGCGTGCGCAGGAGGTCGGTGCGCTGGTCTGCATCGACGCCTCGCAGGCGGCCCCGCACATGGTGCTCGACGTGCAGGCGCTGCAGGCCGACTTCGTGGCCTTCACCGGCCACAAGATGGTCGGCCCGACCGGCATCGGTGTGCTGTGGGGACGGCAGGAGCTCCTGGAGGACCTGCCTCCGTTCCTCGGCGGCGGCGAGATGATCGAGACCGTCTCGATGCACTCGTCGACGTACGCGCCGGCTCCGCACAAGTTCGAGGCGGGTACGCCCCCGATCGCCCAGGCCGTCGGCCTCGGCGCGGCCGTGGACTACCTGTCGGCGATCGGCATGGAGAACATCGCGCGCCACGAGCACGCGATCACCGAGTACGCCGTCCGTCGCCTCCAGGAGGTTCCGGACCTGCGGATCATCGGCCCCACCACGGCCGAGGACCGCGGCGCGGCGATCTCCTTCGTGCTCGGCGACATCCACCCGCACGACGTGGGCCAGGTTCTCGACGAGCAGGGCATCGCGGTCCGGGTCGGCCACCACTGCGCGCGGCCGGTCTGCCTGCGGTACGGAATTCCTGCGACCACGCGGGCGTCGTTCTATCTGTACTCCACCCCGGCCGAGGTCGACGCCTTGGTCGAGGGTCTGGAGCACGTACGGAACTTCTTCGGCTAG
- a CDS encoding SUF system NifU family Fe-S cluster assembly protein: MKLDSMYQDVILDHYKHPHGRGLRDGDAEVHHVNPTCGDEITLRVKYDGSRIEDVSYEGQGCSISQASASVLNELLVGKELAEAQKIQGTFLELMQSKGQIEPDDAMEEILEDAVAFAGVSKYPARVKCALLSWMAWKDATAQALGDAERKSA, encoded by the coding sequence GTGAAGCTCGATTCGATGTACCAGGACGTCATCCTGGACCATTACAAGCACCCGCACGGGCGCGGTCTTCGGGACGGCGACGCCGAGGTGCACCACGTGAACCCGACGTGCGGCGACGAGATCACGCTCCGGGTGAAGTACGACGGCTCGCGCATCGAGGACGTCTCGTACGAGGGTCAGGGCTGCTCGATCAGCCAGGCTTCGGCCTCGGTCCTGAACGAGCTGCTCGTCGGCAAGGAGCTGGCCGAGGCGCAGAAGATCCAGGGCACGTTCCTGGAGCTGATGCAGTCCAAGGGCCAGATCGAGCCGGACGACGCGATGGAGGAGATCCTGGAGGACGCGGTCGCGTTCGCGGGTGTCTCCAAGTACCCGGCCCGGGTGAAGTGCGCGCTGCTCAGCTGGATGGCGTGGAAGGACGCGACGGCCCAGGCTCTGGGTGACGCGGAGAGGAAGTCGGCATGA
- a CDS encoding metal-sulfur cluster assembly factor has product MTENAEATMKPASEEEIREALYDVVDPELGIDVVNLGLIYGIHIDDSNVVTLDMTLTSAACPLTDVIEDQAKSATDGIASELKINWVWMPPWGPDKITDDGREQLRALGFNV; this is encoded by the coding sequence ATGACCGAGAACGCCGAGGCCACGATGAAGCCGGCCTCCGAAGAAGAGATCCGCGAGGCGCTGTACGACGTCGTCGACCCCGAGCTGGGCATCGACGTCGTCAACCTCGGCCTGATCTACGGCATCCACATCGACGACTCCAACGTCGTCACGCTGGACATGACCCTGACGTCGGCGGCCTGTCCGCTGACCGATGTGATCGAGGACCAGGCGAAGTCCGCCACCGACGGCATCGCCAGCGAGCTGAAGATCAACTGGGTCTGGATGCCGCCGTGGGGTCCGGACAAGATCACGGACGACGGTCGCGAGCAGCTTCGCGCGCTCGGGTTCAACGTCTGA
- a CDS encoding VOC family protein yields MAVRMYQLAVDAHDLPAQARFWSRVLDWQILFEAEDEIVIGADASALPGMCFLPVPESKTVKNRLHIDLTPDDQDAEVERILALGARRIDVGQGEDVSWVVLADPEGNEFCVLRPKRSLTD; encoded by the coding sequence ATGGCCGTTCGCATGTATCAACTCGCCGTCGACGCCCACGACCTGCCCGCCCAGGCCCGCTTCTGGTCGCGGGTGCTGGACTGGCAGATCCTCTTCGAGGCGGAGGACGAGATCGTCATCGGTGCCGACGCCTCCGCCCTGCCGGGGATGTGCTTCCTTCCCGTCCCCGAGTCCAAGACCGTCAAGAACCGGCTGCACATCGACCTGACGCCCGACGACCAGGACGCCGAGGTCGAGAGGATTCTCGCCCTCGGGGCCCGGCGGATCGACGTCGGTCAGGGTGAGGACGTGAGCTGGGTCGTCCTCGCCGATCCCGAGGGGAACGAGTTCTGCGTGCTGCGCCCGAAGCGGTCCCTCACCGACTGA
- a CDS encoding oxidoreductase, with translation MTYASGPYGYGYAPPPPPPQPGVIPLAPLGLSQLLTGAFTTIGRYWKQLFGVAAAAYGGALLLAAAALGIAYALVSDHLPGVFDLPRGQEPSWEDGRPLLIAFGCVWLIAMVGMLVASAVVYAACPAVLQEAVLGRRTTFGAVWRRAWSRMPAVVGTVFLTTLIIVIPIALFMLAMVGFMVALFSAASNASTGSGSAEISPGLAVVAFLVALAAMPLATWIWVKLSLAPSVAVFEGQGAVASMRRSSRLVSGSWWRIFGALLVAGIMAAMANWLIQQVLGVLVSLPGSFAEPSGADSASEVLLAFVPLLVFAVLGSMVAQAVCSVFPPLVTGLVYVDQRIRKENLAPTLVEAAAEPPPFSR, from the coding sequence ATGACATACGCCTCGGGGCCGTACGGCTACGGCTACGCTCCCCCGCCACCTCCGCCCCAGCCCGGCGTGATACCCCTGGCGCCGCTGGGTCTCAGCCAGCTCCTGACCGGCGCATTCACCACCATCGGCCGCTACTGGAAGCAGCTGTTCGGTGTCGCCGCGGCCGCGTACGGCGGGGCCCTGCTGCTGGCCGCCGCGGCCCTCGGCATCGCGTACGCCCTGGTCTCCGACCATCTGCCCGGGGTCTTCGACCTGCCGCGCGGACAGGAACCCAGCTGGGAGGACGGCCGGCCGCTGCTGATCGCCTTCGGCTGTGTGTGGCTGATCGCCATGGTCGGGATGCTGGTCGCGAGCGCCGTCGTCTACGCGGCGTGCCCGGCGGTCCTCCAGGAGGCGGTCCTCGGCCGTCGCACGACCTTCGGCGCGGTCTGGCGCCGCGCCTGGTCGCGGATGCCCGCGGTGGTGGGCACGGTCTTCCTGACCACGCTGATCATCGTGATCCCCATCGCCCTCTTCATGCTGGCCATGGTCGGCTTCATGGTGGCCCTCTTCTCGGCCGCTTCGAACGCGAGCACCGGCTCGGGCTCTGCGGAGATCTCGCCCGGCCTCGCCGTCGTCGCCTTCCTCGTCGCCCTGGCGGCCATGCCGCTGGCCACCTGGATCTGGGTGAAGCTCAGCCTGGCCCCCTCGGTCGCGGTCTTCGAGGGGCAGGGCGCGGTGGCCTCGATGCGCCGCTCCAGCCGGTTGGTCAGCGGCTCGTGGTGGCGGATCTTCGGCGCGCTGTTGGTCGCGGGCATCATGGCCGCGATGGCGAACTGGCTGATCCAGCAGGTCCTCGGCGTGCTGGTCTCGCTCCCCGGCTCGTTCGCGGAACCGTCCGGCGCGGACTCCGCGAGCGAGGTGCTGCTGGCCTTCGTGCCGCTCCTGGTGTTCGCCGTCCTCGGCTCGATGGTGGCGCAGGCCGTCTGCTCGGTCTTCCCGCCCCTGGTCACCGGTCTCGTCTACGTGGACCAGCGCATCCGCAAGGAGAACCTCGCCCCGACCCTCGTCGAGGCGGCGGCCGAGCCGCCTCCGTTCAGTCGGTGA
- a CDS encoding multidrug efflux SMR transporter, with amino-acid sequence MGYGLLAGAITAEIVATISMKYSEGFSKTWPSIVTATGYVIAFALLAQALKTLQVGTAYAIWSGVGTAAVAVIGILFMNETFSVAKAAGVILIIAGVLVLNMGGAH; translated from the coding sequence ATGGGATACGGACTGCTGGCGGGAGCCATCACCGCGGAGATCGTCGCCACGATCTCCATGAAGTACAGCGAAGGCTTCTCGAAGACCTGGCCGTCGATCGTCACGGCCACCGGCTATGTGATCGCCTTCGCGCTGCTCGCCCAGGCGCTCAAGACCCTCCAGGTCGGCACCGCGTACGCGATCTGGTCCGGCGTGGGCACCGCCGCGGTCGCCGTCATCGGCATCCTCTTCATGAACGAGACCTTCAGCGTCGCCAAGGCCGCCGGAGTGATCCTGATCATCGCGGGGGTCCTCGTGCTCAACATGGGCGGGGCGCACTGA
- a CDS encoding TetR family transcriptional regulator translates to MARPRRHDPERRQRIVDAALRVVGARGIEGLSHRTVAAEADVPLGSTTYHFASLDELLVAALRQANEGFGRELRESGAPADPETDLAGELARHMGQWIAGERTGVELEYELYLAALRRPALRPVAAEWTDVVAEVLSRRTDPVTARALVALMDGICLQVLLTNGTYDEEYAREMLARLLPTGREKGAAPGGAVEGAG, encoded by the coding sequence ATGGCCCGGCCCCGCCGTCACGACCCCGAGCGGCGGCAGCGGATCGTCGACGCCGCGCTGCGGGTGGTCGGCGCCCGGGGCATCGAGGGGCTGAGCCACCGTACGGTCGCCGCGGAGGCCGACGTCCCGCTCGGTTCCACGACGTACCACTTCGCCTCCCTCGACGAACTGCTCGTCGCCGCGCTCCGCCAGGCCAACGAGGGATTCGGGCGGGAACTGCGCGAGAGCGGCGCGCCGGCCGACCCCGAGACCGACCTCGCGGGCGAGCTCGCCCGGCACATGGGGCAGTGGATCGCCGGGGAACGGACCGGGGTGGAGCTGGAGTACGAGCTCTACCTCGCCGCCCTGCGCCGCCCCGCACTGCGACCGGTCGCGGCGGAGTGGACGGACGTCGTTGCCGAGGTCCTGTCCCGGCGGACGGACCCGGTCACCGCCCGCGCCCTGGTCGCCCTCATGGACGGCATCTGCCTCCAGGTCCTGCTGACGAACGGGACGTACGACGAGGAGTACGCGCGCGAGATGCTGGCGCGCCTCCTGCCGACGGGGCGGGAGAAGGGCGCCGCGCCCGGCGGCGCCGTCGAGGGGGCCGGCTAG
- the dapD gene encoding 2,3,4,5-tetrahydropyridine-2,6-dicarboxylate N-succinyltransferase, producing MTTAPRTTGAVAAGLATIAGDGTVLDTWFPAPELTDAPGPAGTERLTPDAAVNALGEGAAKALGVDARRGVEVVAVRTVISSLDDKPLDAHDAYLRLHLLSHRLVKPHGQSLDGVFGLLANVAWTSLGPVAVDDIEKVRLNARAEGLHLQVTSIDKFPRMTDYVVPAGVRIADADRVRLGAHLAAGTTVMHEGFVNFNAGTLGTSMVEGRISAGVVVGDGSDIGGGASTMGTLSGGGNVIISIGERCLIGAEAGVGIALGDECVVEAGLYVTAGTRVTMPDGAVVKARELSGGDNILFRRNSVTGAVEARPNNAVWGGLNEILHSHN from the coding sequence ATGACCACTGCTCCTCGCACCACCGGCGCCGTCGCCGCCGGCCTCGCCACCATCGCCGGTGACGGCACCGTTCTCGACACCTGGTTCCCCGCCCCCGAGCTGACCGACGCGCCCGGGCCCGCCGGAACCGAGCGGCTCACCCCCGACGCCGCCGTCAACGCCCTCGGTGAGGGCGCCGCCAAGGCCCTCGGCGTGGACGCCCGCCGTGGCGTCGAGGTGGTCGCCGTCCGCACCGTCATCTCCTCGCTCGACGACAAGCCGCTCGACGCCCACGACGCGTACCTGCGCCTGCACCTGCTGAGCCACCGGCTCGTCAAGCCGCACGGCCAGAGCCTCGACGGTGTCTTCGGCCTGCTCGCCAACGTCGCCTGGACCTCGCTCGGCCCGGTCGCCGTCGACGACATCGAGAAGGTCCGCCTCAACGCGCGCGCCGAGGGCCTGCACCTCCAGGTCACCTCGATCGACAAGTTCCCGCGGATGACCGACTACGTCGTCCCCGCCGGCGTCCGCATCGCCGACGCCGACCGCGTCCGCCTCGGCGCGCACCTCGCCGCCGGTACGACCGTCATGCACGAGGGCTTCGTCAACTTCAACGCCGGCACGCTGGGCACCTCGATGGTCGAGGGCCGCATCTCCGCGGGCGTCGTGGTCGGTGACGGCTCCGACATCGGTGGCGGCGCCTCCACCATGGGCACCCTCTCCGGTGGCGGCAACGTCATCATCTCCATCGGCGAGCGCTGCCTGATCGGCGCCGAGGCGGGCGTCGGCATCGCGCTCGGCGACGAGTGCGTCGTCGAGGCCGGTCTGTACGTCACCGCCGGTACGCGCGTCACGATGCCGGACGGTGCGGTCGTCAAGGCCCGCGAGCTCTCCGGGGGCGACAACATCCTCTTCCGCCGCAACTCGGTGACCGGAGCCGTCGAGGCCCGCCCGAACAACGCGGTGTGGGGCGGGCTCAACGAGATCCTCCACAGCCACAACTGA